The following proteins are co-located in the bacterium genome:
- a CDS encoding biopolymer transporter ExbD produces the protein MDFFDTEQDGELSFEVNVISLIDILFLLIIFFAITTTFDSTKGIKVNLPQAKSAQIAESKAPISVTLAPSGESSIDGKLIAPEELLPTLTAFAPKDLIIIRADQAVNHGRVVGLMETAKQAGFEKIAFATKE, from the coding sequence ATGGATTTTTTTGATACCGAACAAGATGGTGAATTGTCCTTTGAAGTCAATGTGATTTCACTGATTGATATTTTGTTTCTACTGATTATCTTTTTTGCAATTACTACTACTTTTGATTCTACCAAGGGAATTAAAGTTAACCTACCGCAGGCAAAAAGCGCTCAAATAGCAGAAAGTAAAGCTCCCATCAGCGTAACGCTAGCACCTAGTGGCGAGTCTTCTATCGATGGAAAATTAATAGCTCCTGAAGAACTTTTGCCAACCCTGACTGCTTTTGCTCCGAAAGATCTAATTATTATCCGTGCCGACCAAGCTGTTAATCATGGGCGCGTTGTGGGCTTGATGGAAACCGCTAAGCAAGCTGGTTTCGAGAAAATCGCCTTTGCTACCAAAGAATAG
- a CDS encoding DUF2000 domain-containing protein, with amino-acid sequence MSHPILNQLNDLPPEQTKRFVVVLNQKIELGRLMNALGHMTAGLINQIPRPTDLCFLEYQDLDGGLHPSISHFPFIVLKAENSNQIRKLRNELIDRKLPYTDFTQTMIVGGSANQLSATVEKNEAELEYFGLATFGDTEALKELTKRFSLFR; translated from the coding sequence ATGTCACACCCAATCTTAAATCAGCTTAATGATCTGCCCCCTGAGCAAACAAAGCGCTTTGTTGTTGTGCTAAATCAAAAAATCGAATTGGGCAGATTAATGAATGCCCTAGGGCATATGACTGCAGGCTTAATAAATCAAATTCCACGACCTACGGACCTTTGCTTTCTAGAGTATCAAGATCTGGATGGCGGACTACATCCCAGCATTTCGCACTTTCCATTCATCGTGCTCAAAGCAGAAAATTCAAACCAAATTAGAAAATTACGTAACGAATTGATTGATCGTAAACTACCATACACAGATTTTACGCAGACCATGATTGTTGGCGGTTCAGCTAACCAACTTTCTGCTACCGTTGAAAAAAATGAAGCTGAACTTGAATACTTCGGACTTGCTACCTTCGGAGATACCGAGGCGCTAAAGGAATTAACAAAACGCTTTAGTTTGTTTCGCTAA
- a CDS encoding MotA/TolQ/ExbB proton channel family protein has product MNSESTTLYLMLSHGGWIMIPLGLCSLIALAVIVERILWGPRQKTILPLDLASEIESLIAQEKFDIAEAILRKTPSAYSRLVLPLLSSRNLSRAELSNLVETLGKQEGRVMSKHLGVLSTISAVAPLLGLLGTVVGMISMFASLGNQAGVDPQLVSRGISEALIATASGLTIAIPSLLFFRYFSSRTKHCIHALEEAVFRIFHQVAQR; this is encoded by the coding sequence ATGAACTCTGAATCTACAACGTTATATTTAATGCTCAGTCATGGTGGGTGGATTATGATTCCACTCGGACTATGCTCTTTAATTGCTCTCGCCGTGATTGTTGAACGCATCCTTTGGGGGCCCAGGCAAAAAACTATCTTGCCCTTAGATTTGGCTAGCGAAATCGAAAGTCTCATCGCACAGGAGAAATTTGATATTGCCGAAGCAATCTTAAGAAAAACCCCTTCTGCTTACTCACGGCTTGTCTTGCCTTTACTTAGTTCAAGAAATCTATCAAGAGCTGAATTGTCGAACTTAGTTGAAACTTTGGGTAAACAAGAAGGTCGAGTAATGAGTAAACACCTCGGGGTGCTTTCAACAATTTCTGCAGTCGCCCCACTTTTAGGGCTGCTTGGAACGGTGGTGGGAATGATTTCGATGTTTGCTAGCTTAGGTAATCAAGCAGGCGTCGACCCGCAGCTCGTCTCGCGAGGCATTTCTGAAGCATTAATTGCAACCGCTAGTGGACTAACCATTGCGATCCCGAGTTTATTATTTTTTAGATACTTTTCTTCGAGGACGAAGCACTGCATTCATGCCTTAGAGGAAGCTGTCTTTCGAATTTTTCACCAAGTTGCACAGCGCTAA